GTTGATCGGCATGATCCGGTCGCGAACCTTGTCGGTGGTCGCATTGAGCGACACGGCCAGATTTACATTCGTGATCTGGCCGAACTTGCGAATCTGGGGGACGAGGCCCACGGTCGAAACCGTCACCTTGCGCGCCGATATCTTGAAGCCGAAATCATCGGTCAGCACCTCACAGGCTTTGGCCACCTTTTCCAGGTTCTGGAGCGGCTCGCCCATGCCCATGAACACGATGTTGGAAAGCCGCCGCTCGGGAAACAGCTCTCTCATGGCAAGCTTGACATGAAGCACCTGTCCAAGGATTTCCCACACTTTCAGGTTCCGCCGAAGCCCCATCCGCGCCGTCAGGCAGAATTCGCAAGCCATCGCACAGCCCGCCTGGGAGGAGACACACAGTGTCATCCGGTCGTCTTCGGGGATGAGTACCGATTCGATGAACTCCCCGTCGTCCATCCGGAACAGGAACTTGGTTGTACCGTCCACCGATTGTTCGCGCCGTGCTTCCTCCGGCATGCGGATTTCCGCCAGTTCTGCCAGCCCCTCACGAAACCCCTTGGCAAGGTTCGACATCTGGCCAAAATCAGTAATCCCCCGGTCATAAATCCAGAGCATCAACTGCCGGGCCCTGAACTTTTCCTTGCCCAGCCGGGTCAAATACGCCTCCAGATCGGAGGGGGAAAAATCGAGCAGATTCACCCGGCCCTCTTCAGGTTTAATGCCGGTAGTAGCAGGTGGTTCGGCCAGTTCGTTCAGAAACGTGGCATCGACCACCGCTGGGGCCCCGGGGCGAGTTTTCAACATCTGGTCGGTGGTCGCACTCACGTTACGGTTACCCGGACTCCCATAAATCCTGCCAGAAGGCCACTTGGAACATTTTGGACATTCCCCTGTGGAAAACAACCTGATTGGAAGAGTTGCCCGCCAGCATACCAGAATGGTTTCCGACGACGTAGATCACTTGTACCTATTGGCCCAATTGCGTAGCGTTCTTCGCACTTTACGGTTCTTCTTTTCGCCCGACAGGAACCTTGACCGGCGAGTCAAGCGGCGGTTATTGACGCGGGCCGTCGGCGGGGTATTCCGGGTTCCATCCCGGGCGGCCAACGTCGCGCAATCCATCATTCCGGCAGAAAGAGATTCCCCATGACAATGGAAGCGAAACTGAAACTCCTGCGCGAGCGCGAGGCTTTGGCCGAGGCCGGCGGCGGCAAGGATCGGATCGAGAAGCAGCACAAAGCCGGGAAGCTGACAGCCCGGGAACGGATCGAGTTTTTCTTCGATCCCGGTACCTTCGTCGAACTGGACAAGTTCGTCGTCCATAACTGTTCGGATTTCGGCCTCGACAAGGAAAAATACTACGGCGATGGCGTCATCACTGGCTACGGCCTCGTGAACGGCCGGCTAACCTATGCTTTTTCCCAGGATTTCACCGTATTCGGAGGCTCACTCTCCGGTGCCTTTGCCCGCAAGGTCTGCAAGATTATGGACCTCGCCATGCAGAATGGCGCCCCTTTTGTGGGCCTCAACGATTCGGGCGGCGCCCGCATCCAGGAGGGAGTTGATTCGCTTGGCGGATATGGCGATATCTTCACCCGGAACGTCCACGCCTCGGGCGTCGTTCCCCAGATCAGCGCCATCATGGGTCCCTGCGCCGGCGGTGCGGTCTACAGCCCGGCTATGACCGATTTCATCCTGATGACGGCCAAGTCGGCCTATATGTTCGTGACCGGCCCGGATGTCATCAAGACGGTAACTCATGAGGAAGTCACCAAGGAGGATCTCGGCGGCGCGCGCGCCCATTCGACACGCTCAGGCGTCTGCCACCTGACGGCGCCGGACGACAAACAGCTTCTCGCCCTGATCCGCGAACTGCTATCCTACATGCCTCAGAACAACCGCGAGGACCCGCCGGTAAAGCCCACCCGTGATGACCCCAGCCGGGCAACGACGGAAATCAGCCAGATCGTGCCAGATGAGGCGAATATCCCCTACGACATGAAGCAGATCATCCGGGCGGTGGTTGACGACGGCGAGTTTCTGGAAATCCAACCGGACTATGCCCAGAATATCATCGTCGGCTTCGCCCGCGTGAATGGCCGACCGATCGGAATCACTGCCAACCAGCCCGATCATCAGGCAGGCGTCCTCGATATCAACTGCTCGATCAAGGGAGCGCGGTTCGTCCGGTTCTGCGACGCGTTCAACATCCCTCTCGTCACTTTTGTGGACGTCCCCGGCTTCCTGCCCGGCACTACCCAGGAATACGGCGGAATCATCAAGCACGGAGCCAAGCTCCTGTATGCCTTTATCGAGGCCACGGTACCCAAGATCACCATCATCACCCGCAAGTCTTATGGCGGTGCGTACGTCGTGATGGCCTCAAAGCACTCGCTTGCCGACGTAAACTATGCCTACCCGACGGCCGAAATCGCCGTGATGGGGTCGGACGGCGCTGTGAACATCATCTTCCGTGACGAGCTGAAGAACGCCAAGGACCCTGTTGCCGAAAAGAACCGGCTGGTGGAGGACTACAAAGATAAGTTTGCCAGCCCCTACAAAGCAGCTGAGAAGGGCTTCATCGACGAGATCATCCATCCGGCCGACACGCGCAAGAAGATTGCCCAGGCGCTTGAGATGCTGAAGAACAAGGTGCGCGTCAATCCTCCCAAGAAGCACGGGAACATCCCGCTCTGAACCGGATACTGGAGCCAAACCACGAGTCATGAGCACCAAGAAAATAAAGAAACTGCTGGTCGCCAATCGCGGCGAGATTGCCATTCGCGTCATCCGGGCGGCGCGGGATCTTGGTATCCCCACGGTAGCGGTCTATTCCGATATCGACAGGACCGCCCTCCATGTGCGCATGGCCGACGAGGCGTACCACATCGGTCCCACCGAGAGCGCCCAGAGCTACCTCAGAGCGGACAAACTGATTGACGTAATGAAAAAGTCGGGCGCGAATGCCGTTCACCCCGGCTACGGCTTCCTTTCGGAGCGGACCCACTTTTCCCGCGCCGTGATCGACGCCGGGTACATATGGGTCGGCCCCCCACCAGATGCCATCGATGCCATGGGTTCCAAGACGGCCGCCCGCCAGCAGGCGACCAAGGGTGGCGTGCCGGTGGTTCCGGGAGACAAGGAGCCTATTCGCGATGCTACCGATGCCCGCAAGACTGCCAAGACCGTCGGCTATCCGATCATGGTCAAGGCCGTAAACGGCGGCGGCGGCAAGGGGATGCGTGTCGTACGATCTGACGCCGAACTGGACGGCGCATTGGCGCTCGCCCAGAACGAGGCCCAGGCATTTTTCGGCGACAGCTCAGTGTATATCGAAAAGTACATTGAAAACCCCCGCCACATCGAAATCCAGATCATTTTCGACGAACATGGGAATGGCGTTCACCTGTTTGAGCGCGAGTGTTCCCTCCAGCGGCGCCACCAGAAGGTTGTCGAGGAGTGCCCCTCTCCGTTTGTCCGGCCCGATGTGGCCGCCAAAATGGGCGAAGACGCCCTCAAGGCCGGCCGCGCCGTTGGCTACACGAATGCCGGGACGGTCGAGTTCATCATGGACGCGAACCAGAACTACTACTTCCTGGAGATGAATACCCGCATCCAGGTCGAGCACCCCGTGACCGAAATGGTGACGGGGGTCGATCTGGTGAAAACGCAGCTTCTGGTTGCCCAAGGCGAAAAATTGCCGTTCAGGCAATCCGATATCGTCAAGCGCGGGCACGCCATTGAGTGCCGTATCTGCGCCGAGGATCCCGCAAACAACTACATGCCGTCACCAGGCCTCATTACCCACCTCCAGAATCCGGAGGGTCCCGGTGTCCGGGTGGACAGCGGTGTCTATGAAGGGTGGGAAGTCCCCATGTCCTACGACCCGATGATCGCCAAGCTCATCACCTGGGGCAGCGACCGCCGGGAAGCCACCCAGCGCATGCGCCGGGCCCTGCTCGAGTATAAGATCGGCGGCATCACGACCAACATTCCCTTCCACCTGGCGCTGCTGGAGCATCCCGATTTCGGCACCGCCGCCTTCGATACGCACTGGCTGGACAACAAGTTCAAATTCCAGGCCCAGCCGGCGCCAAGCGACGAAATGCCCCTCGCCCTCGCCGCCGCGGCCCTTGCGCGCAAGGATTCAGCCGTACCCGCAGCACAGCCTGATGGGGGCTCCAGCGGGAGCATGTGGAAGATCGTAGGGCGCGAGGCCCAGCTCCGCCGGCTCTAGAACGTACTCCCCACGGGAAGGACAGGTTTCAACAGCATGCAACTGCAGATCGAATGGAACGGCAAACCGGTCACCGTACAGCTCCGGCCAAGGGACAACGGCACATGGGAAATGGAAAGCGGCGGCAAGATGTTCGCCGTGGATGTCCGCGCGATCACCCGCAACCTTTATCACCTCATCCTTGATGGCCGCAGCTACGACGTTCAGGTGACCAGTTCCGGATCCGAAGTGATCCTGAGCCGCCGGGGCGGGAATATCACCCTCAAGACACCAGACGAACGCAAATGGTCCGGGTCGGCTGCCGGTGGCGGCGCATCGGACGGCACCATAGCCGCCCCCATGCCCGGCAAGGTCGTGAAGTATCACATAAAGGTTGGCGATACAGTTCAGGCCGGACAGGGTGTTGTCATCGTCGAAGCAATGAAGATGCAGAACGAACTGAAAAGCCCTGTGAATGGCAAGGTCGTGAAACTGGGCCCCGCCGAGGGAACCGCCGTCGAATCGGGTATTCTGCTGATTCAGATTGAGCCGGACTCTGCATCCAGTCCCTCCTAAAATATATTATTCCCAATAATTACAGCGGCTTATAAGCATCTCCCATAACATTCTTGCAAATCGGGTAGCCTCCACTACTGTCATTTGCACGAGAGAACCGGCTTCCATACATACAGGGATGTCCGGAAAGAAAGAGGAGGTCTATACGACCAATGAAAGCACGTTCGACTGCAACCATCCTGTCACTTCTCGGCGCAGGCCTGATGGTACTGCCGGGCTGTCCGCCCAAATCCGAAGAAGCCGCCCCGCAACCGGCAGCGGTCCCGACACCGCCGCCTCCGCCACCCCCGGTTGAAGCCCCGCCACCCGCTGAGGAAGTTGTTCCAGCTGAGAGCGCCCCGGCAGAAGGCACTGCACCCGCAGAAGGTGCCGCTCCGGCGGAAGCCCCCGCCGGCAATCCGGCTGGCGGACTGACCCCCTGATCCCACACGGTTTCCTGAAACAGGAATCCCGGAAGAACGCTCGACTCTGCAAGGAGCCGGGCGTTCTGTTTTCTGGCCATTCTTTCAGGTGAAGTGGAACTCGTTCTGCTGGGAAACGGGAAGTCCCGCGCACCGCTCACGTATGACCGTCAGCCGTGTCCCCGTTTCCTTCCGGAGCACAGCCAGCTTGCTGCTCACCTCGCCGCTCTCGCCAGCCGCACCGCCCGCACTTTCCCGAAGCTTGACGAGAATCGGCCCGGTCAGCTCCGCCGAGCGGATCAGGCCATCCAGAAGCACCTGGCGGAATGACTCCACCAGTTCCACGGCCTCCTGCGGCTTGTCATGCCCGCTGTCCAGCCATGTCTTGATCTGGACCATCGCACGCGACGACCAGGCCCGGTTGAGGCTGCCTGTACTTTCAAGGGCTTTTTCGGTCTCGATCATCCACTCGGCAAGGCGGTCCCGGTCACCGATACTGAGCAGGGGGCCCGAAACGGCAGTATCGGCTGGCTCAGCCGCGGCATCCCCGCCGCCAGTCCGGGGCCTACGCTGGCGTGGCCGCTTGGCGGCCGGGACCGTCCCGGCCGGAAGAGTTTCCTTGCCCCTAGCCCATAGCCGATAGCCCAGAATGCCGGTTACAACGCCGCCGGCAAAACTCATCAACAAAAAATATCCAACCGGTGTCAGCACGGATAAAGGGTTCCCGCACGCATCCTGTTAACCGGCAGCGGCGCGAAAAGTCCACCACCGAACCGGCTAAAATCCCAGAATCACCTTCCGGTACAGACTGAGCGGAAGGCCCCGTCCGTCGCCGATCAGGACGCTGGCGAACTGGTTCCGGATTTCCTCGTTCTCGACGGCCAGCTTCATGCTTCGTTCAACCAGTCGCGGGAAGCGGAACATCCGCTGCATCCGGTAGCCCATGGACATGGTATGGCCAAACCGGCGCATGCATTCCTTCCCGTAAGGATCAAGCTCCTTCTTTGTGTAGTTTCCCCCGGCTCCGTGTACCGTCAGGATCATCCCGGCGGCCGCCTCGCCGGACTCCAGAGCGTATTCGATCCCCTCACCCGTGAGCGGGTGAATGAATCCCGCCGCATCGCCCGCAAAGATCACCCGGTCGGCGGTGAACGGGTCGTAGTAGGATCCGAACGGGAGATAGTGTCCGCGAGGCTTCCCCTCACAGGTGGCGTTCTTCAGTTCCACCTGCATGCGGGGATTGAGCTTCACGAAGTCGTCGAACAAGTCCGGGAGCTTGCGACCCGACTCCTTCAGATAGTCCTCACGGATACCGAGCCCGACATTCGCCCGGCCGCCCTCCAGCGGAAACAGCCAGCCGTAGGCCGGCAGAAGCTGCTTGTCCCAGGATATTTCGAACGCCCCCGCCGAATCGGGCGCGACCCCCGAGTAGTACGCCCGGATCGCCCAGGCCCCATGCTTCGCTGTCCTCTTGTCCAGTTTCAGCTTGCGGCGGATGATGGAGTTCGCCCCGTCGGCTGCAACCAGCACCTTTGCGGCGTATTCATCCCCGCCCTCGGCTGTACAAATGATCTTGCCATCCTCGCGCCGGACTCCGGTCACGCGGCAACCCGACTGGAGCCTGGCGCCGGCATCAAGCGCGTTCTGGAGAAGCATGCTGTCCAGTTCGTAGCGGGGAACCACGAAACCCTGCCCGCCAAAGCACTCCTTCGGCATCTCCAGTTCGGCCAACGTACCAAATGGGGAAATCATCCGGACGGAGGTAATGCGGCGGTATTTCCCCTCGATTTTCTCGCGTAGCCCGAGCCGCTCGATCATCCGTGTCGAACGCGGCGTGAGGCCATCGCCACACACCTTGTCACGGGGAAAGCGGGACTGATCCAGCAGGAGCGGGCGCAATCCGGCCCTCGCCAGAAAGTACGCTGCCGAGCTGCCAGCAGGACCGGCACCGGCAATCAGCACATCCACTTCAGGCATTTCCCCTTCCCTTCCGGTCCCTCACCCTACCTTAAGATGCCGGGCAGCGGCGAACTCCCTCAGAACAAGCGACCCATCGGGGCGCACGTCGGTAGTGGTGATAGAGCCGTTCCGGACGTACCGGGTAACACGCACCGGCGGCCCGGTCCGGCAGAACCGGTCGGCCAGATAGGTGATGACATATCCATGACAGAATACCGCTATTGAATCGCCAGGATCGTGACTTTTGATGATGCCGCTGACCGCACGGGTGAGGCGTGCGTGGAACTCCGCAGGAGTCTCTCCGCCGCGGGTAAGGCCCCGCTCCCACCGGTAATACATGGTGGGAATAACTGTCGCGCCGAGCACAAGAACCTTTACTCTATCCGGCAAAAGCGGTGCACCCGTCACCCCACGGATAAACCGCCAGGTCAGTTCGTCCTCCGAGAGTTTCCCCGCACGCACCTCCCGTAGGTCATCGGTGACCGTGATTTTATGGCCGGTAATGCCCGCCAGCGCCTCGGCCGTCTCGCGGGCGCGAATCATCGTGGAAGACCAGACCGACTTGATCGGTCGGCGGGCCAGCACCTGGGCGGCGGCCTCGGCCTCCCGGCGGCCCTTTCCCGAAAGCGGGCCCTCTTCCTCCTGTCCCAGCACCCGGTTCAGGAGGGCAAGGTCTGGGCCTCCTTTTGTTGTGCGAAACTGGTCACGCAGCCGCGCCGATTCCATCTCACCATGCCGGATCCAGTAGATACGCAACGGACGCCCCCTCCGGCTGCCATCCTGACCGCCGGTGCGGGGAATTCTCAAGAGCGGCGAACGTGTTAGACTCCCGCCATCCATGCCACCCGATCTTTCACCCCATCCCAAGACCGTCTCCGCCCTGCAGGCGGTGGAGCGCATCCAGCCGGGCGAACGGGTCTACCTGGCCACGGGGGCGGCCGTGCCGGGGGCTATCGTGCAAGCCATCGTCGAAAGTCCCCGTCTCGCACCGGATATCGAAGTGGTTCAGCTCTTTACGCTTGGCGATGCTCCCTACCTAGGACGTCCCGGCCTCCGGTCGTCGGTTTTCTTTGTTGCCAGGAACAGCCGGGATGCAGTGAACAGCCAGGCTACATCTTTTTTCCCGGCACATCTTTCGGAACTGCCCGCCCTCATGCGCCACGGGCCGCTGGCCCCGGACGTGGTGGCCGTCTCGGTGACACCGCCCGACCCGCACGGTTTCGTCTCGCTCGGACCGTCGGTGGATCTCTCGCTTGCCGCCATGGAACCGGCCCGCCTCATCATCGGTCAGGTCAACCGCTTCCTGCCCCGTACCCGCGGCGCGGCGCTACTACCGGTACAGAGGTTTCACCTGCTGGTGGCGGCCGATGCTCCCCTCCCCGAGTACCAGGAACAGAGCGATCCCCGAATTGTCGCCGATGCCCGGAAGATTGGCGCGATCCTGGCTGACCTTGTACCCAAAGAGGCGACTATCCAGTGTGGCATCGGAAGCTGGATCGGCCATTCACTGAGAATGCTCGCCTCACATAAGAGCCTGTCCATCCACACGGAGCTGTTCTCTGACGGGCTCACGTCACTAGTCACGGCGGGAACCGCCGTGTCAGGAACCGCCAGTTTCGCCATCGGCTCGGCAGAACTGTACCGGTTCATCGGAACTCCGGACGGACCGGAGTTCGAGCCGTCGGATGATGTGTGCAGTCCGAAACGGATTGCCGCAATACCGAAAATGACCAGCATCAATACGGCTCTCGAAATCGATCTCACCGGCCAGGTCTGTGCCGACTCCCTTGGTGGATACTTCTATTCCGGTCCTGGCGGATTTTCCGATTTTCAGCGGGGAGCGGCCCTTTCCCCCGGCGGCTGCCCGATCATTGCCCTGAGGTCCACTGCCATCGGCGGCCGTCACAGCCGGATCGTACCGTCGCTGGCCGCTGGCGCAGGTCTCGCCGCCGCACGTGCCGATATCCACTGGATCGTGACCGAGTGGGGTGCAGCCAATCTGCACGGAAAAAGCATCCGCGACCGGGCCCTGGCACTTACCGAACTGGCCCATCCCGACTTCCGCCGCGAGCTGATGAACACCGCCCGCGAGCGGCGGCTGGTTTATGTCAAGGACCAGCTCCCGGCCGGTACCGAACGACGCTATCCGCACGAGCTGATCGAGAAAGTCCTCCTGAAGGACGGCAGCACGGTGCGGATCCGTCCCCTCCGCCAGTCGGACGAGGAACGGCTGCGCGAACTTTTCTATTCTGGCTCCGAAAACTCCATATACCGCCGCTTCCACACCGCCCTACGTTCGTTTCCCAGTGACCGGCTGAGGCTGTTCTTCGACCAGGACTATCACAGCCGCCTGAGCCTTGGTGTGTATGAGACTGAAGACTCCGACGAAGCCCTCATCGGACTTGCCAGCTACGCCCTCGACCGCAAATCCCGTTTTGCCGAGATGGCCGTGCTGGTCCGTGACGACCGGCAGAAGCTGGGACTGGGTCCGATTCTCACCGAACGGCTCATCCGGATAGCCCGAAGCAAGGGATTCAAGGGACTCACCGCCTATATCCAAGCCGATAACCGGCCGATGATGCGTCTTGTGGAAACCTCCGGCCTGCCTTTCCGCAAGGAACTCAGCAGCGGTATCTATGAAGTCTGGATGCCATTCGCGCCGGAGCCGCCGGCAAAGGAGACACGCGGCTGAAACCGCTGAATACACTGATCCTTGTACTGGCCGTTTTCTGGCTGTTCGCCCCGGCCTTCGTGAACGGCGAAACCCTCTGGTCGCGGGATATCGCCGTCAACCACCTGCCGAATCTCGGCTACTGGATGCACCGGGTAGCCGGGGGAGAACTTCCCCACTGGAACCCCTATTCCGGAGGCGGCATGCCCTATGCCGCTGACCCGGTGCAGGGGACATTCTACCCGCCAAAGCTGCTCATCCTGGCGACGAGCGACCCCGTAACCGCCTACAACTGGATCATTGCGCTGCACATGCTGGTTGCGGCGCTGGGCCTTGAACGGCTCCTTCGGGGTGCCGGTCTTGGCGCATTCGGAGCACTGGCCGGGGCGCTCATCTTCCTGTTCAGCGGGCCTATGGCAGCCGATACCCGGCAAACCCAGTTCATGTTCGCCCTTGCCTGGATGCCCTGGATGCTGGATGCTGCCCGGTGCCATCTTGCGGCCGGCGACTGCCTTTCGGGCCCGCTGCTTTCTGTATACGGCGGCCTGATACTCCTGGCTGGCGAACCGCAAACTTTCCTTGTCGCGTGGGGCACCGTGCTCCTTTACTGGTTCTGTACACCCGCTCCTATAGAACCGGGATCTCCGCGGAAAACACTCGCCACCAGCATTGGCAGCGCAGCCCTGTGGGGATCGCTCGGTATTGGGCTCAGCCTCATCCAGTGGGTTCCGGCCTGGATCATCGCGCAGGAGTCATCCCGTGCGACAGCGGGACTTGGCTATGCGGCGGCCGCCGAATGCTCCTTCCATCCGGTACGGCTCATGGAACTGTTCCTGCCACAGGTATTCGGCAGCGACATACGGGAGATGACCGCCTGGAGTCCGAAATTCTCCTGCAGCGAGCAGATGCCGGTGTTCTATTTCCATTCGTTGTACACCGGCATTGCTACCCTTGCTCTCCTGCCGCTGGTATTCGTGAAAACACGCGATGCGCGGCCGGTGGCCGTCCTCAAAACTTTAGCCCTCTGGCTCACGGGGCTGTCACTGGTGATCTCGATGGGACCATCCAGTCCCATTGATCTCTACCGTATCCTTTACGACTGGTTGCCATCATGGAACCGGCTCCGGTTCCCGGAGCGGCTACTCCCATGGACGGCACTGGGGTTATCGGTCCTCGCAGCCATCGCCGCGAACCGATGGGAGACATCGCTCCGACTTCGGGACAGGCGGCGGTGGTACCCGGCTGTGGCTGCGGCAATTCTTCTGGCAATCATTGTTCTGCCTCCCTGGACGGCGATTTTCTCCAAACTGGACCCCCGTGCCTTCACATGGGCCGAGCCGGTGATCCTCCATGCGGCTAGAGACGGCCTCGCCGCTGCCCTCCTCTCCCTCGCAGTGTTTGTGATCACCGCCTTACGCTGGCCCGGCACGGCGGGCTTGCTGCTACCGGTTCTGCTGTTCATGGACGCTGGCAAACAGGCGGGGCGGACGATGGACTTCTGGCCCGACCCGGCGTTCATCCGGACCGAGCCGGAACTCGCCTCTCATCTCCGCATCCTGAACAGTTCCGGCCCGGCACCGCTCCGGTACGGTCCTCCCGGTGTACTGGTTACCCCTGCCAACCAGTATCGGGTGGCCGATCCGGTCACTCTGGCCGCCGCCAAGAACGCTGCCCTCGCCATCGACCAGGGGATTCTGTACCAGGTATCGGCCACCGCCACCGGCAACACACTGAAGTCGGCACGGCTGGAACTCGCCGAGCATTTTCTGGATCCTGTCCTTTACGAACGGCTCCACGGGGCGTCGGTCATCGTCGCCGACCGGCAGTTTCCGCTGGAGAGCAAACAGTTCCACGCCGTTCATGAAACCCCGCAGGTAACAGTCTACCGGAACGGCGGGAACTCTTCCCGCGTGATCTGTCCCAGCTGGTGGGACAGCCTTCCCGATAACGAGGGAACTGTGCGGTTCATGGCTACCCCCGCCAGCCAGTTCGATCCCGACACAATGGCCGTCGGTCCGTTTGCCTCGGCCGGCACACGGGACACGCCAGCCGTAACC
The sequence above is drawn from the Deltaproteobacteria bacterium genome and encodes:
- the rlmN gene encoding 23S rRNA (adenine(2503)-C(2))-methyltransferase RlmN; this encodes MLKTRPGAPAVVDATFLNELAEPPATTGIKPEEGRVNLLDFSPSDLEAYLTRLGKEKFRARQLMLWIYDRGITDFGQMSNLAKGFREGLAELAEIRMPEEARREQSVDGTTKFLFRMDDGEFIESVLIPEDDRMTLCVSSQAGCAMACEFCLTARMGLRRNLKVWEILGQVLHVKLAMRELFPERRLSNIVFMGMGEPLQNLEKVAKACEVLTDDFGFKISARKVTVSTVGLVPQIRKFGQITNVNLAVSLNATTDKVRDRIMPINRKWPIARLIEALREVPLDGRRKITIEYVMLKGLNDTLDDARRLAALLADIPCKINLLPWNPFPGPDLETPEPAQVQEFQNYLIAHHMNARVRTPRGRDISAACGMLKGIETGKVKVPR
- a CDS encoding acyl-CoA carboxylase subunit beta → MEAKLKLLREREALAEAGGGKDRIEKQHKAGKLTARERIEFFFDPGTFVELDKFVVHNCSDFGLDKEKYYGDGVITGYGLVNGRLTYAFSQDFTVFGGSLSGAFARKVCKIMDLAMQNGAPFVGLNDSGGARIQEGVDSLGGYGDIFTRNVHASGVVPQISAIMGPCAGGAVYSPAMTDFILMTAKSAYMFVTGPDVIKTVTHEEVTKEDLGGARAHSTRSGVCHLTAPDDKQLLALIRELLSYMPQNNREDPPVKPTRDDPSRATTEISQIVPDEANIPYDMKQIIRAVVDDGEFLEIQPDYAQNIIVGFARVNGRPIGITANQPDHQAGVLDINCSIKGARFVRFCDAFNIPLVTFVDVPGFLPGTTQEYGGIIKHGAKLLYAFIEATVPKITIITRKSYGGAYVVMASKHSLADVNYAYPTAEIAVMGSDGAVNIIFRDELKNAKDPVAEKNRLVEDYKDKFASPYKAAEKGFIDEIIHPADTRKKIAQALEMLKNKVRVNPPKKHGNIPL
- the accC gene encoding acetyl-CoA carboxylase biotin carboxylase subunit, whose translation is MSTKKIKKLLVANRGEIAIRVIRAARDLGIPTVAVYSDIDRTALHVRMADEAYHIGPTESAQSYLRADKLIDVMKKSGANAVHPGYGFLSERTHFSRAVIDAGYIWVGPPPDAIDAMGSKTAARQQATKGGVPVVPGDKEPIRDATDARKTAKTVGYPIMVKAVNGGGGKGMRVVRSDAELDGALALAQNEAQAFFGDSSVYIEKYIENPRHIEIQIIFDEHGNGVHLFERECSLQRRHQKVVEECPSPFVRPDVAAKMGEDALKAGRAVGYTNAGTVEFIMDANQNYYFLEMNTRIQVEHPVTEMVTGVDLVKTQLLVAQGEKLPFRQSDIVKRGHAIECRICAEDPANNYMPSPGLITHLQNPEGPGVRVDSGVYEGWEVPMSYDPMIAKLITWGSDRREATQRMRRALLEYKIGGITTNIPFHLALLEHPDFGTAAFDTHWLDNKFKFQAQPAPSDEMPLALAAAALARKDSAVPAAQPDGGSSGSMWKIVGREAQLRRL
- a CDS encoding biotin/lipoyl-binding protein; this translates as MQLQIEWNGKPVTVQLRPRDNGTWEMESGGKMFAVDVRAITRNLYHLILDGRSYDVQVTSSGSEVILSRRGGNITLKTPDERKWSGSAAGGGASDGTIAAPMPGKVVKYHIKVGDTVQAGQGVVIVEAMKMQNELKSPVNGKVVKLGPAEGTAVESGILLIQIEPDSASSPS
- a CDS encoding geranylgeranyl reductase family protein, whose product is MPEVDVLIAGAGPAGSSAAYFLARAGLRPLLLDQSRFPRDKVCGDGLTPRSTRMIERLGLREKIEGKYRRITSVRMISPFGTLAELEMPKECFGGQGFVVPRYELDSMLLQNALDAGARLQSGCRVTGVRREDGKIICTAEGGDEYAAKVLVAADGANSIIRRKLKLDKRTAKHGAWAIRAYYSGVAPDSAGAFEISWDKQLLPAYGWLFPLEGGRANVGLGIREDYLKESGRKLPDLFDDFVKLNPRMQVELKNATCEGKPRGHYLPFGSYYDPFTADRVIFAGDAAGFIHPLTGEGIEYALESGEAAAGMILTVHGAGGNYTKKELDPYGKECMRRFGHTMSMGYRMQRMFRFPRLVERSMKLAVENEEIRNQFASVLIGDGRGLPLSLYRKVILGF
- a CDS encoding histidine phosphatase family protein, coding for MRIYWIRHGEMESARLRDQFRTTKGGPDLALLNRVLGQEEEGPLSGKGRREAEAAAQVLARRPIKSVWSSTMIRARETAEALAGITGHKITVTDDLREVRAGKLSEDELTWRFIRGVTGAPLLPDRVKVLVLGATVIPTMYYRWERGLTRGGETPAEFHARLTRAVSGIIKSHDPGDSIAVFCHGYVITYLADRFCRTGPPVRVTRYVRNGSITTTDVRPDGSLVLREFAAARHLKVG
- a CDS encoding GNAT family N-acetyltransferase, giving the protein MPPDLSPHPKTVSALQAVERIQPGERVYLATGAAVPGAIVQAIVESPRLAPDIEVVQLFTLGDAPYLGRPGLRSSVFFVARNSRDAVNSQATSFFPAHLSELPALMRHGPLAPDVVAVSVTPPDPHGFVSLGPSVDLSLAAMEPARLIIGQVNRFLPRTRGAALLPVQRFHLLVAADAPLPEYQEQSDPRIVADARKIGAILADLVPKEATIQCGIGSWIGHSLRMLASHKSLSIHTELFSDGLTSLVTAGTAVSGTASFAIGSAELYRFIGTPDGPEFEPSDDVCSPKRIAAIPKMTSINTALEIDLTGQVCADSLGGYFYSGPGGFSDFQRGAALSPGGCPIIALRSTAIGGRHSRIVPSLAAGAGLAAARADIHWIVTEWGAANLHGKSIRDRALALTELAHPDFRRELMNTARERRLVYVKDQLPAGTERRYPHELIEKVLLKDGSTVRIRPLRQSDEERLRELFYSGSENSIYRRFHTALRSFPSDRLRLFFDQDYHSRLSLGVYETEDSDEALIGLASYALDRKSRFAEMAVLVRDDRQKLGLGPILTERLIRIARSKGFKGLTAYIQADNRPMMRLVETSGLPFRKELSSGIYEVWMPFAPEPPAKETRG